The Streptomyces venezuelae genomic interval ACCTGGGCCATGTGGCGGCCGGTTCGATCCTGGTGGAGACGGTCTTCTCCTGGCCGGGACTCGGCGGCCTCTTCTACCAGGCACTCAGCGTGCCCGACCTGCCGCTCGTCCAGGGCCTGTTCGTCGTCTTCGCCGGGGCGATGATCCTGATGAACCTGATCGCCGACCTGCTCTATCCGATGCTCGACCCCCGGGTGGGCCGATGACGACCGCGAAGACGCCCGCCACCACGACCTCGCTGGTGTGGCAGCGCCGCCGGGCCTCGGTGGCCCGCTTCTGGAAGCAGTACCGCACCCACCGCGCCGGGCTCTACGGCCTCGCCGCGCTCGCGCTCATCGCGCTGCTCGCCGTCACCGCCCCGCTGACCGTCGGCGCGGACGTCCAGTCGGTGACGCAGGCGCCCGGCACGGCACTGGAGTCACCCAGCGCCGAATTCCCGCTCGGCACCGACCAGTTCGGCCGCTCACTGCTCGGGCTGCTGATCTGGGGAGCCCGGATCTCGCTGCTCGTGGGGCTGCTCGCGGCGGGCCTCTCGGTGGCCATCGGCACCGTGGTGGGGATCATCGCCGGACACTACGGCGGCTGGTTCTCCACCGTCGTCATGCGGATCACGGACTGGTTCCTGGTGATGCCGACGCTGGTCCTCGCCATCGTGCTCGCGACCGTCATGTCCCGGTCGATGTGGACGGTGGTCCTGGCGATCGGCGTGACCTCCTGGCCGACGACGGCCCGCCTCGTGCGGGCGCAGACGATCGCGGTCGAGTCCCGCCCGTACATCGAGCGCGCGACCGCGCTCGGCGGCGGCCACGGGCACGTCATGAGCAAGCACGTCCTGCCGAACGTGATGCCGCTGGTTCTCGCCCAGACCACCCTCTGCATCTCGACGGCCATCCTCACCGAGGCGACCCTCGCCTTCCTCGGGCTCGGCGACCCGACGGTGGTCTCCTGGGGCGGGATGCTCCAGGACGCCCGGGAGGCGGGCGCGGTCTCCTCAGGACACTGGTGGTACCTGGCCCCGCCCGGCCTCGCGATCGCGCTGGTCGCGCTCGCGTTCACCCTCTGCGGCCGGGCCGTCGAGGCCGTTCTTAACCCGAAGCTGGGGGTGGGTCGTTGAGCGCTCGAAGCCTGCTCGAAATCAAGGACCTGCGGGTGACGTACGGCTCCGGGGCCGCCGCCGTGCCCGCCGTGCGCGGGGTCGACCTGACCCTGGAGGCGGGGAGCAAGCTGGGCGTGGCGGGCGAGTCGGGCTGCGGCAAGTCGACGCTCGCACTCGCACTGCTCCGGCTCCTCCCGGCCTCGGCGCGGATCGAGGGCGAGGTCCTGCTCGACGGGGAGGACGTCCTCTCCATGTCGTGGGGGCGGCTGCGGGCCGTGCGCTGGGCGGGCGCGTCGATCGTCTTCCAGGGCGCGATGCACTCGCTCAACGCGGTGCACCGGATCGGGGACCAGATCGCCGAGCCGCTGCTCGTGCACGGCAGGTCCACCCCGGCGGCGGCCCGGCGACGCGTCGGCGAGCTGCTCGAACACGTCGGACTGCCCGCCGCCCGCGCGTCCGCCTACCCGCACGAGCTGTCCGGCGGCCAGCGGCAGCGCGTGATGATCGCGATGGCGCTCGCCTGCGACCCGCGGCTGATCGTCGCCGACGAGCCGACGACCGCGCTCGACGTGATGATCCAGGCGCAGATCCTGCGGCTGATCGAGCGGCTCGTCGCCGAGGAGTCCATCAGCCTCCTGATGATCAGCCACGACCTGGCCGTCCTCGCCGACACCTGCGACCGGCTGGCCGTGATGTACGCGGGGCGGGTCGTCGAGGAGGGCCCGGCGCGGGCCGTGTACGAAGCCGCACAGCACCCGTACGGGCGGGCACTGTCCTCGGCGTTCCCCCGGATCGGGGACCTCGCGTCCCGGCGGGCGCCGCGCGGTCTGCCGGGCGACCCGCCCGACCCGGCGGACCTGCCGGGCGGCTGCGCCTTCCATCCGCGCTGCGCGGTGGCCGTGGACGCCTGTACGGAACTCGACCAGGAGCTACGGGAGGCGGGCGCGGACCACCGGGCCGCGTGCGTCCATGTGGGGAGCACGTCATGAGTACGGACACGGCCGTGACCACGAAGACGTCCACGAGGTCGCTGCTCTCGGCTCGCGGGCTGCACGTCACCTTCCCCGGGCGGCGGGGCGCGCCGCCCGCGCGCGCGGTGGACGGCGTGGACCTCGACATCGGCGCCGGCGAGATCGTCGCGCTCGTCGGCGAGTCGGGGTGCGGCAAGACGACGCTGGCCCGCTCGCTCCTGGGCCTGGTGCGGCCCACCTCGGGCACGGTCTCCTTCGACGGGAAGCCGCTCGCGTACTCCTCCGGGGCCCTCAAGAGCTACCGGAAGCGGGCGCAGCTGGTCCTCCAGGACCCCAGCGGTTCGCTGAACCCCCGGCACACGGTGTACGACGCGGTGGCGGAGGGGCTGCGGATCCACGGGTACGCGGGGGACGAGCGGGAGGCGGTCGCCGGAGCGCTCTCGCGGGCCGGGCTCCGGCCGCCTGAGCGCTTCTTCCTGCGCTATCCGCACGAGCTGTCCGGCGGTCAGCGGCAGCGCGTGGTCATCGCGGGCGCGCTCGTCCTGGAACCGGAACTGATCGTCGCCGACGAGCCGGTGGCCTCGCTCGACGCGTCCGTACGGGGCGAGATCCTGGCGCTGCTGCTGCGCCTGCGGGACGAACTGGGGCTCTCGGCGCTGGTGGTGACGCACGACCTGGGGCTCGCGTGGAACATCGCGGACCGGGTGGCGGTGATGTATCTGGGCCGGGTGGTGGAGACGGGCCCCGTGGAGTCCGTACTGACGGCCCCCCAGCATCCTTACACGCGGGCACTGTTGTCGGTGCTGCCCGAATCGGAGGGCGCTCCGGTCGTGCTGACCGGCGAGCCGCCGGACCCGTCCCGCATCCCGTCCGGCTGCCGCTTCCACGCCCGCTGCCAGGTCCTCGCCTCGGGCGAGGCGGCCGCGGTCGCGGACCTCTGCCGGGGCGAGAGCCTGCCCGTCCTGGACGGCGGCGGAGCGCGTGCGGTGGCATGCCACTGGGTGGCGGCGGAGACGACGGGCTGAGCCCGCCGCCTCGGGGGGCGACGGGCTCGGGCCTGGGGTACGGGCGGGGCCGGGGCGCGGCTCGCGGCTCCCGAGCGCCCGGGGCCGGGAGCGGCCCCGGGCCGGCCTGACTCACCTCACGGCGTGGCGGGCTTGGCCGGGGCGTCCGGCGCGGCCGGCTGTGCCTGCTGGGCCTGCTCGGCCGGCTGTGCCTGCTGGTCCTGTGCCCCCGTCGGCGTGGCCGGCTTGCCGGCCGGGGCCTCGGGCTTGCCCGCGGGCTTCTCCGTTCCGTCGGCGGGGGCCGCCTTCGGCAGGGTCTCGCAGGAGCTGATCGAGGTCCGGGTGGAGACCGACTTCACCGTGCAGGTGTCCTTGCCGACGCCGGCGTCCACCGTCCCCCAGTGCTCGCCGACGATGAGCACCACGCCGCCGGGTCCGCTGATCGTGTCGTCGCCGGGCCCGGCCTGGATGAGTCCGCCGGACTCGGGGCCGAGGGCCTCCGCCTCGATGACGTCGGCCTCGCTGCCGCCGAGGACGCGGCCGGAGAAGTCGATCGTGCCGACCTTGATGGTGTCGGCTCCGTCGTTCCCGGTGACGATCCCGCCGCCGCGGTTGAACTTGCCGGGCGCGCCGGTGACCGATCCGGTGGTGATCTTGTCGTCGCCGTCGTCGCCGTGGACGACGGCGCCGTGGGCCGCTCCGTCGCCGGAGACGGTGGCGACCTTGATGACGTCGTTGCCGCGGTTGCCGCGGACCATGCTGGAGGCGTTCTGCGGCACCAGGTGCTTGGCGCGGATGACGTCGTCACCCTCGCCGCCCATGATGGCCGAGTCGATGACGAGACCGCGCACTTCGATCATGTCGTTCCCGGCGCCGCCCCATACGGTGACGTTCTCCAGGTCGCTGTCGCAGAAGATGTGGTCGTCGCCGCTGGTGCCGCTGACGATGTCGCCGGGCGGAGCGGCGACCTCGTTCACCCAGCACTGGTGCATCGGCACCCGGACGGCCTGCGGGGCGGACGCCTGGGCGGGTGCGCCGGCGAGCGAGGCGGCGGTCGCTCCGGCGAGCAGCGCGGTGATCGCGGCCGGACCGCGCAGGCGCTTGCGGCGGTTCCGGTGCCGGGAAGGTGGCGTGGGGGACATACGGCTCTCCTCTGCTACGAACGGGGGACGCTGACTGGGGTCATGCCGAGGGGGTGCGGGCGGGCCGGAGCGAAGGCGAGTAGCCCACGATGCGGCGGGTGCCGAGGCCCGGGTCGACGACGGGGGAGGACTTCGTCCACCGGCCGAGGCACATCTCGGCGGTGATGCCCGGCCCGAAGCCGGCGAGGATGCCGCGCGCGCCCTCCGGCTGGCCGCCCTCCTCGAAGAGCCGGCGGACCGCGTCCAGGACGACGGCGCTCGCGATGTTCCCGTACTCCGTGAGGGTCGCGCGGCTGAACCGGAAGGCCTCCGGCGGCACTTCGAGGAAGCGGCTGAGGTCGTCGAGGATGCGCGGCCCGCCCGCGTGGATGATGTAGAAGTCGAGGTCCCCGGCGTCCCAGCCGTGCGCGCCCGCGGTCTCGCGGAGCGCCGGGGCCAGCGGCTCCATGGTGGTGGGCACCCGCTTGTCGAGCAGGAAGTGGAAGCCGGTGGCGCGGACGCTGTAGGCGATCCAGTCCTCGGTGTCGGGCACGAGGTAGGAGTTGTTGCGCTCCAGGGAGATGCCGGTGCCGCCCTGACCGCGGACCACGGCGGCGGCGACGGCGTCGCCGAACAGGCCGTTGGAGAGCAGCGATCCGACGCCGAGGTCGGTGGGCTGGTAGCAGAGCGAGCAGAACTCGCAGGCCACGATGAGGACGTTGGCCTCGGGGTAGGCCGTGCAGAAGTCGTGCGCCCGGTTGATCGCCGCTCCGCCGGCCGCGCAGCCGAGCTGGGCGATGGGCACCTGCCGGGTGTGGCTGGGGAAGCCCATGGTGTTGATCAGCCAGGCGGTCAGCGAGGGCATCATGAAGCCCGTGCACGACACGTAGACGATCATGTCGATCTCCGCCGGGCGCAAGGCGGCGTTTCTCAGGGCCTCTTCGACGACCGCCGGCACCCGGGCCTTCGCCTCGGCCTCGTACCGGATGTTGCGTTCCTCGAACCCCGGGTGTTTCAGGGTCTCCTCGATGGGCTGCACGATGTGCCGCTGCGTCACCCCGGTGTTGCCGATCAGCCGCAGTGCCAGGGGCAGTTGGGGATGACCGGCATGGTGCGTCCGGGCGAGGTCGAGCGTCTCCTCCATCGTGATCACGTGCTCGGGCACGGACACCGCGGGCTTGCACAAGGTCACCACGACACTCGCTCCTTCGTCTCGTTCGCGTGAACTGCCGCCCACACTCACCCGGTGATCGCGACCCCGCAACCGCGAGCGCCACGGAATGCTCACGGAGAGTGACCCGCGCGGCGTACGGGCGTGCTCCGTTCAGGCGGCTGTCGGCGCCCGGCGTGTCGCGGCCCTCCGCCGCCGGGAACACGCACCTCATGACCTCAGACCCCACGGCCGCGCCGCGGCCCGCCCGCACCTGGGCCGTCGACGACCTTCCCGGCCTCGACTTCGACCCGCTGCTCGTCGAACTCCTCGACAAGGAGCCCGTGGCCCGCATCCGGCTGCCGTTCGCCGCGGAGAACGAGGCCTGGCTCGTGACGCGGTACGAGGACGTCCGCGCGGTGACCTCCGACCCCCGGTTCAGCCGGACGGCCCTGCTCGACCACCAGGTCACCAAGATGACGGGCCACATGGTGGCCTCGAAGGCGGCCCTGAACTACGCCGATCCGCCGTACCACACGCAGCTCCGCAAGGCCGTGACCAAGGCCTTCACCGGGCAGAGCACCAAGCGGCTGCGGCCGCTCGCCCAGGCGAGCACCGACCGGCTCCTGGACGCGATGGAGGAGGCGGGCCGTCCGGCCGACCTGATGAAGCACCTGCACGGCCCGCTGCCGATGGAGGTGGTGTGCGACCTCCTCGGCATCCCGGACGAGGACCGGGCGGAGCTGGCCTCCTGGCCCGACCTCATCCTGTCCTCCGGGCCCGGCCCGGAGAGCAGCCGGGCGGCCAAGGCCCAGATCCACGGCTACATCAGCCGGCTGCTCGACCGGCGGCGCGCCGAGCCCCAGGACGACCTGGCGGGGGTGCTCGCGGAGTCCCTCGCGGAGGGCCACGTCACCACCGACGAGGCCGTCTCGCTGGCCATGGCGATCCTGATCAGCGGCGCCCACGCGGTACGGAACAACAGCGCCAACATGGTCTACACGCTGCTCACCCGGCCGGAGCTGACGGCCCGGCTGCGCGCCGAGCCCGACCTGCTCCCGCAGGCCGTGGACGAGCTGCTGCGCTGGATCCCGCACCGGAACGGCGTGGGGCTGCCGCGGATCGCCACGGAGGACGTCGAGGTCGGCGGGGTGCTGATCCGGGCGGGTGAGGCGGTCTACGCCTCCTATCTCGCCGCCAACCGGGACCCGGAGGCCTTCGACGACCCGCACACCCTCGACTTCGACCGCGAGGGCATCGGCCACGTCTCCTTCGGACACGGACCCCACCACTGCATGGGCGCGATGCTCACCCGCATGGAGTCCGAGGTGATGCTGTCGACGCTGCTGCGCCGCTATCCGGAGCTGCGGCTCGCGGGCCGCCCCGAGGACGTGGTGTGGCAGTCGAAGGGACTGATCCGCGGCCCGAGGGAGCTCCTCGTCACCTGGTGAGGCGGCGCCGGGGCGCCACCAAACGGGCTGCTACGCGGCGGGGTGCTCCCGGTCGTACGTCTCCGTCAGCTCGCGGGACCGCTTCACGTCCGCCGCCATCGCCAGGAGGAGGTCGTCGAGGGTGTCGAACTTGAGCATGCCGCGCACGTACTCCAGGAAGTCCACGGCCACGTGGAGCCCGTACAGGTCGAGCCCCTCGCGGTCGATCGCGTACGCCTCGACCGTCCGCTCCGTGCCGTCGAACTGCGGGTTCGTGCCGACGGAGATCGCCGCCGGCATGCGCTCGCCGTCGGCGGTGAGCCAGCCGGCGTAGACGCCGTCCGCCGGGATCGCCGTGTGCGGCAGAGTCTCGACGTTGGCCGTCGGGAAGCCCAGCTCGCGGCCGCGCTGCGCGCCGCGGACCACGATGCCCTCGACGCGGTGCGGGCGGCCGAGGATCTCGGCCGCTCCGGCCATGTCGCCCTCGGCGACGAGCCGGCGGGTGAGGGTGGAGGAGAAGGGCTGGCCGCCGCCGGCCGAGCCGCTGACGAACAGGTCGATGACCTCGACCTCGTAGTCGTAGGTCTCGCCGAGCTCGGTGAGGAACGCGACGTTCCCGGCGGCCCGGTGCCCGAAGCGGAAGTTGGGGCCCTCGATGACCGCCCTGGCGTGCAGCTTGTCGACGAGCACCTTGACGATGAAGTCCGCCGGGGAGAGCTGGGAGAACTCGGCGGTGAACGGCAGCACGAGCACCGCGTCCACACCGAGGCCCGCGATCAGCTCGGCGCGCCGGTGGTGCGGGGCGAGCAGCGGAGGGTGGCTGCCGGGCCGCACGACCTCGGAGGGGTGCGGGTCGAAGGTGACCACGACCGACGGGACGCCGAGCTCCCGGGCGCGCTCGACGGCGCGTCCGATGATCAGCTGGTGCCCGCGGTGCACCCCGTCGTAGGAGCCGATGGTGACGACGCTGCGCCCCCAGTCCTGGGGGATGTCCGCCAAGCCACGCCAGCGCTGCACTGTGACCGCTCCTCGTCCGCCTGTTCGCCCTGTTCGCCGATTACGCAGGTCTAAGACTGCCATGCCCACGCCCGTCGGTACGCATCGGCATGGAAGTGCCGGGGCCCCGCAGCGCACGGAGGGTCTCGGGACCGAGCAGCGGGGCCCACTCCCCCGGTACGGCGACGGTCCAGGCGACGAGGAGCGCGGCGAAGCCGGGGAGTCGGCCGACGAGCCCGGCCAGGGCCCGGTCGAGCCGTCCCGCGCCTTCGGGGGTGCGGGTGTAGAGGGCGGCGACCCGGTGGACGAGCTCCCGTGTGCGGGGCACGCTGCGCTCCCCGGCGCCCTCGGCGGCGGCCGTCAGGAGGGCGTCCAGGACGGAGAGCTCGCCGGCCTCGGCCTCGTACCGCTCGTGCTCCAGGAGTACGTCGAGCAGCTCGGCCCGCAGATGCCGGGAGGCGCCCGTGCCGGGGGCGGCGAGCACCGGGGCGAGGGCGCGGCGGACCACGGCTGGGCGGCCCCGGATCAGTCCCGAGACCAGCGGGAAGAGGACGGCGCGGGCGGCGGGGCCGTCCTCGAACCGCCGGTCCACGTAGCGGGCGACGTGCGCGGCGCCCTCGGGGAGGCGGGCGACGTAGTCGCGGACGAGGGCGGCGACGCGCCGGGTGAGGGCGGGCGTGTCGATCTCCGCGAGGGCGCGCAGGGCGGCGGCGGCCTCCTCCCCCGTGCCGTGCAGCCGGGACCTGAAGGCGGTGAGGACCGGTCCCGGGTGGGTCGCGAGGGCCTCGGCGAGGGCGGTGGCGGGCACCCGGGGCTCGGCGATGGCGCGGGGCAGATGGCGGGCCCGCGTGTGCGGGTCGCGGACGAGCAGGCCGAGGGCGGGGCCGTGGAGGGTCTGGTCGGCGGGGCGGGCCAGCAGGGCGAGGGCGGCGTAGCGGAGGAGCTCGCGGTCGGCGGGGGCCGTGAGGCGGCCGGCGACCAGCTGGCCGTACGCGGCGGCGGCGACCCGGCGCTCGGGGCGGCCGTCGTCGTGGGCCCAGCGGTCGACGGCCCGGCAGAGCGCGGAGGGCTCGTCCTCGGCGAGGGCGGCGAGCAGTCCGTCGGCGAGCGGATGGGCGGTGGAGACCAGCGCCTCGCAGAGGTCGTCGACGGCGAGCCCCCGGTGGGTGTGCAGGAGGGCCTGGGCGGCGGTGGCGACGGTGGCGTGCGGGGCGGCGGGCAGCGGGCGTTCGTCGCCGAACCAGCGGCACAGCAGCGGCTGGACGCCCCGGGGGTCGGCGACGAGCAGCCCGGCGACGGTGTCGAGACACCGGTCGCCGCCCGGCGTCCCGGTCGGCGGCGGGTCGGCGGGCACGAGCCGCCGCAGCAGATCGATCCGCTCGTCCTCGCAGAGCGGGAGCCCCTGCCAGAAGGCGGCGCCGAAGGCGGCGAAGACGGGGTGGGGCGCGGGACGGCCGCCGATGCGGTCGGCGAGGAGCCGGAGGACGGGCAGGTACGGCCGGGGGTCACCCACCCGGCGCACGCTCTCCCCGAGGAGCCGGACCGCCCACCAGACCGCGTCGGCGTACGGACTGGGGATCTCGGGCCCGCCCCTCGCTCCCCCGTCCGCGAACCGGTCGAGGGACTCCACGAGCGCGGCGAGGCGCGGCGCGAGCGCGCCGGGCCCCTGCTCGCGGTGGAGCCGAAGCAGCGCCTGGAGGACGGGCCCGATGCGGTGACGGGGCACGGGCAGGTGATCGGCGGCGGTCCCGGCCGGCGCGGGGGTCCGCTGCCGGGGGACGTCCACGGGGTGCGCACCGACGCGCTCCGGGCGGGCCCGGTGCCGCCCGCCCGGCGCGGGAGGGACGGGGTCCCCGTCGGACGGACGCGTGGCGGGTACGGCCCCGTGCTGACCCGCCAGAGGTACCGGCACCCCGTCCCGGACCCCCGCCGGGGAGGCGGCCCCGGCGGGGGAATCAAAACGACGCGCCGCTTCACCACCGGACCAGGACACGGCTCCGGCCCCGGGAGCGGCTCCGGGGGCGGCCCCGGCCCCGGGAACGGCTCCGGCTCCGGGGGCGGGAGCCGCGCCGAACCAGGAGTCGGAGCCACGCCCCGGAACAGAACCGGAGCCCGGCGCGGAACCACGCCCGAGGTCAGGGCCGGCCCCCGCGAGGGATCCGGAACCAGGCGCGAAGCCGGAGCTCGGGTCCGGACCGGAGGCCTGGGCCGCACCGCGCCCGGGGTCGAGTCCGCGCCCCGCGACGGAACCGCTTCCGGCTCCTCGGCCGCTTCCCGGCGCGGAACCACGTCCCCGGGGCGCCCCGGGCCCCTCGGCCGCACCGCGCCCCTGAGCCGCGCCCTGCTGTCCCCCCGGAGCCGTACCGCCCGTGGTCGTGTCCGGGCCCCCGAGCCCGCCCGGGCCTGCGGCCTCGCCCCCGGCCGGTGCCGGCGGCTGGTCGCCGCGGCTGTGGATCAGGGCGTGGAGGGCCGTGTCCAGGTCGAGGTGGGCGGCCTGGAGCCAGTCGGCGAGTTCCTCGTGGGCGAAGCGGTAGCCGGAGCCCGCGGGGACGAGGAGGCCTTCGGTGAGGACAGCCGAGGCCCAGCCCTCCCGCCAGGGGAAGAGCTCCTCGAAGGAGGCCCGGTCGAGGACCCCGTGGCCGGGGCCCAGGCAGCGGCGGGCGGCCTCGTGGACCTGTCCGGCGACCCGGGCGGCGAGCAGTCGCACGGCGGTCCCCCGGACCAGGGGCCGGGAGCCCGCGGCGACCCGGACGGCGACGCGCAGGCACATCAGGTCCACGTGGGCCGTGAAGATCTCCTCCCGGCCGGGCCGCCCGGGGACGTCGCCGGGGAGCGCCGCCCGGACCTCGGCGAGCAG includes:
- a CDS encoding serine protease; translated protein: MGRGDLATLVEICDPAGRPRGTGFLADHHGTVVTSHEAVEGLARVVLHAPGDLTWLAEAEAVTALPERGLALVRTEGLGVRPVALATRPEIEPGTYVRIAAHGWREARVLGPAAVTYAAADRFHVLADALELAIGTEGAEALRRGGRAAGGPVLDAATGTVVAVLGTALHGERPAAGYAVPLRPDGPLAALLRRNAATVPAYGPDLNLAGILELTATSTGPAREPDPWPEPVERPECAREFARFTAGEALVLAVVGAPGTGRTTALAALCARRAQGVAPAPTVRLRGADLRAEDSSLADAVGRALRQAGRIVAASGALGDTATATPERAAALARDAGRPLLVVLDGPEEMPPLLAHRLAEWTAATEQWLRAHGARLVTACRPEHWDLAGALYGPEALHRPVQGHEDGLPAALVLGPYTEAEARAVREGYGIGETDLAEADARHPLALRLLAEVRAALPGDVPGRPGREEIFTAHVDLMCLRVAVRVAAGSRPLVRGTAVRLLAARVAGQVHEAARRCLGPGHGVLDRASFEELFPWREGWASAVLTEGLLVPAGSGYRFAHEELADWLQAAHLDLDTALHALIHSRGDQPPAPAGGEAAGPGGLGGPDTTTGGTAPGGQQGAAQGRGAAEGPGAPRGRGSAPGSGRGAGSGSVAGRGLDPGRGAAQASGPDPSSGFAPGSGSLAGAGPDLGRGSAPGSGSVPGRGSDSWFGAAPAPGAGAVPGAGAAPGAAPGAGAVSWSGGEAARRFDSPAGAASPAGVRDGVPVPLAGQHGAVPATRPSDGDPVPPAPGGRHRARPERVGAHPVDVPRQRTPAPAGTAADHLPVPRHRIGPVLQALLRLHREQGPGALAPRLAALVESLDRFADGGARGGPEIPSPYADAVWWAVRLLGESVRRVGDPRPYLPVLRLLADRIGGRPAPHPVFAAFGAAFWQGLPLCEDERIDLLRRLVPADPPPTGTPGGDRCLDTVAGLLVADPRGVQPLLCRWFGDERPLPAAPHATVATAAQALLHTHRGLAVDDLCEALVSTAHPLADGLLAALAEDEPSALCRAVDRWAHDDGRPERRVAAAAYGQLVAGRLTAPADRELLRYAALALLARPADQTLHGPALGLLVRDPHTRARHLPRAIAEPRVPATALAEALATHPGPVLTAFRSRLHGTGEEAAAALRALAEIDTPALTRRVAALVRDYVARLPEGAAHVARYVDRRFEDGPAARAVLFPLVSGLIRGRPAVVRRALAPVLAAPGTGASRHLRAELLDVLLEHERYEAEAGELSVLDALLTAAAEGAGERSVPRTRELVHRVAALYTRTPEGAGRLDRALAGLVGRLPGFAALLVAWTVAVPGEWAPLLGPETLRALRGPGTSMPMRTDGRGHGSLRPA
- a CDS encoding bifunctional riboflavin kinase/FAD synthetase — encoded protein: MQRWRGLADIPQDWGRSVVTIGSYDGVHRGHQLIIGRAVERARELGVPSVVVTFDPHPSEVVRPGSHPPLLAPHHRRAELIAGLGVDAVLVLPFTAEFSQLSPADFIVKVLVDKLHARAVIEGPNFRFGHRAAGNVAFLTELGETYDYEVEVIDLFVSGSAGGGQPFSSTLTRRLVAEGDMAGAAEILGRPHRVEGIVVRGAQRGRELGFPTANVETLPHTAIPADGVYAGWLTADGERMPAAISVGTNPQFDGTERTVEAYAIDREGLDLYGLHVAVDFLEYVRGMLKFDTLDDLLLAMAADVKRSRELTETYDREHPAA
- a CDS encoding cytochrome P450, which encodes MTSDPTAAPRPARTWAVDDLPGLDFDPLLVELLDKEPVARIRLPFAAENEAWLVTRYEDVRAVTSDPRFSRTALLDHQVTKMTGHMVASKAALNYADPPYHTQLRKAVTKAFTGQSTKRLRPLAQASTDRLLDAMEEAGRPADLMKHLHGPLPMEVVCDLLGIPDEDRAELASWPDLILSSGPGPESSRAAKAQIHGYISRLLDRRRAEPQDDLAGVLAESLAEGHVTTDEAVSLAMAILISGAHAVRNNSANMVYTLLTRPELTARLRAEPDLLPQAVDELLRWIPHRNGVGLPRIATEDVEVGGVLIRAGEAVYASYLAANRDPEAFDDPHTLDFDREGIGHVSFGHGPHHCMGAMLTRMESEVMLSTLLRRYPELRLAGRPEDVVWQSKGLIRGPRELLVTW
- a CDS encoding type III polyketide synthase, with product MVTLCKPAVSVPEHVITMEETLDLARTHHAGHPQLPLALRLIGNTGVTQRHIVQPIEETLKHPGFEERNIRYEAEAKARVPAVVEEALRNAALRPAEIDMIVYVSCTGFMMPSLTAWLINTMGFPSHTRQVPIAQLGCAAGGAAINRAHDFCTAYPEANVLIVACEFCSLCYQPTDLGVGSLLSNGLFGDAVAAAVVRGQGGTGISLERNNSYLVPDTEDWIAYSVRATGFHFLLDKRVPTTMEPLAPALRETAGAHGWDAGDLDFYIIHAGGPRILDDLSRFLEVPPEAFRFSRATLTEYGNIASAVVLDAVRRLFEEGGQPEGARGILAGFGPGITAEMCLGRWTKSSPVVDPGLGTRRIVGYSPSLRPARTPSA
- a CDS encoding ABC transporter ATP-binding protein, whose translation is MSARSLLEIKDLRVTYGSGAAAVPAVRGVDLTLEAGSKLGVAGESGCGKSTLALALLRLLPASARIEGEVLLDGEDVLSMSWGRLRAVRWAGASIVFQGAMHSLNAVHRIGDQIAEPLLVHGRSTPAAARRRVGELLEHVGLPAARASAYPHELSGGQRQRVMIAMALACDPRLIVADEPTTALDVMIQAQILRLIERLVAEESISLLMISHDLAVLADTCDRLAVMYAGRVVEEGPARAVYEAAQHPYGRALSSAFPRIGDLASRRAPRGLPGDPPDPADLPGGCAFHPRCAVAVDACTELDQELREAGADHRAACVHVGSTS
- a CDS encoding ABC transporter ATP-binding protein gives rise to the protein MSTDTAVTTKTSTRSLLSARGLHVTFPGRRGAPPARAVDGVDLDIGAGEIVALVGESGCGKTTLARSLLGLVRPTSGTVSFDGKPLAYSSGALKSYRKRAQLVLQDPSGSLNPRHTVYDAVAEGLRIHGYAGDEREAVAGALSRAGLRPPERFFLRYPHELSGGQRQRVVIAGALVLEPELIVADEPVASLDASVRGEILALLLRLRDELGLSALVVTHDLGLAWNIADRVAVMYLGRVVETGPVESVLTAPQHPYTRALLSVLPESEGAPVVLTGEPPDPSRIPSGCRFHARCQVLASGEAAAVADLCRGESLPVLDGGGARAVACHWVAAETTG
- a CDS encoding ABC transporter permease codes for the protein MTTAKTPATTTSLVWQRRRASVARFWKQYRTHRAGLYGLAALALIALLAVTAPLTVGADVQSVTQAPGTALESPSAEFPLGTDQFGRSLLGLLIWGARISLLVGLLAAGLSVAIGTVVGIIAGHYGGWFSTVVMRITDWFLVMPTLVLAIVLATVMSRSMWTVVLAIGVTSWPTTARLVRAQTIAVESRPYIERATALGGGHGHVMSKHVLPNVMPLVLAQTTLCISTAILTEATLAFLGLGDPTVVSWGGMLQDAREAGAVSSGHWWYLAPPGLAIALVALAFTLCGRAVEAVLNPKLGVGR